Proteins encoded in a region of the Haloarcula sp. CBA1129 genome:
- a CDS encoding ABC transporter permease produces MSDSGPSRNGDNTSTPDADDRWSQYRQRLIRLGQTSVGERILIAVSALLLSIVVGTVIVTVAGLMATCRSPVLTFGSTTLCYDPFYVFNRLFLGALGDPFAGGWSPLNAQFAATLRETTILVFTGLSVALAFRAGIFNIGTQGQLIIGALAAALTVLWAGSLVSGTIALVLFIPLGLLAGAIGGGLYGAIPGALKAYADANEVITTIMLNFVAVRVTLYLVRNHFADPTSQATQTRTLPVEGQFPSILFDPRTDFSLLALLIALVFVGGVYYLLEHTAFGYDLRTAGIQPAAAEYGGVDSARTILTSLTLSGALGGIGGAVFVMMTLGKFQAGIPSYGFDGITVSILAGNNPIGAVFAALLFGVLKSGSNVVAFATDAPPQLVGVLRGLIILFVAMPEFFRIIGRRLATRERDRQATAAAGGGADD; encoded by the coding sequence ATGAGCGATAGTGGCCCCTCGCGGAACGGCGACAACACATCGACGCCGGACGCGGACGACCGGTGGTCACAGTACCGGCAGCGCCTCATCAGGCTCGGGCAGACCTCGGTCGGTGAACGGATTCTCATCGCTGTCTCGGCGCTGTTGCTCTCTATCGTCGTCGGGACAGTCATCGTCACCGTTGCGGGACTGATGGCGACGTGTCGCTCGCCGGTACTCACGTTCGGTTCCACGACGCTGTGCTATGACCCGTTCTACGTGTTCAACCGGCTGTTCCTCGGCGCGCTGGGCGACCCCTTCGCCGGCGGCTGGTCGCCGCTGAACGCGCAGTTCGCGGCGACGCTCCGGGAGACGACCATTCTGGTATTCACTGGACTCTCGGTCGCGCTGGCGTTCCGCGCGGGCATCTTCAACATCGGGACGCAGGGCCAGCTTATCATCGGGGCTCTGGCGGCCGCGCTGACGGTGCTCTGGGCCGGCTCGCTAGTCTCCGGGACGATCGCACTCGTCCTGTTTATTCCGCTCGGGCTGCTCGCCGGCGCGATTGGCGGCGGCCTCTACGGTGCCATACCCGGCGCGCTAAAAGCCTACGCCGACGCGAACGAGGTAATTACCACTATCATGCTCAACTTCGTTGCCGTCCGGGTGACGCTGTATCTCGTCCGGAACCACTTCGCCGACCCGACGAGTCAGGCAACACAGACCCGGACACTGCCGGTCGAGGGACAGTTCCCCTCGATCCTGTTCGACCCGCGGACGGACTTCTCGCTGCTCGCGCTCCTGATTGCGCTCGTGTTCGTCGGCGGCGTCTACTACCTGCTCGAACACACGGCCTTCGGCTACGACTTGCGGACTGCCGGTATCCAGCCCGCGGCCGCGGAGTACGGTGGTGTCGACTCTGCCCGAACGATTCTGACCTCGCTGACGCTGTCGGGCGCACTCGGCGGCATCGGCGGGGCCGTGTTCGTGATGATGACACTCGGGAAGTTCCAGGCCGGGATCCCGAGCTACGGTTTCGACGGGATCACCGTCTCCATCCTTGCCGGCAACAACCCCATCGGGGCCGTCTTCGCCGCACTTCTGTTCGGCGTCCTCAAGTCCGGCTCGAACGTGGTGGCTTTCGCAACCGACGCACCGCCACAGCTCGTCGGCGTTCTACGGGGGCTTATCATCCTGTTTGTCGCGATGCCGGAGTTCTTCCGCATCATCGGCCGTCGGCTCGCGACGCGCGAGCGCGACAGACAAGCCACCGCGGCCGCGGGAGGTGGTGCTGATGACTAA
- the fer gene encoding ferredoxin Fer, with protein MESPFEVLGITPDADDGEIVDAYRERVKEAHPDQGGSAAEFQAVKTAYERLQNGYEPGDPLPDETAETEPEAEEAPPEPDDPMVEFLNFEVLDDRGWALGDEDLFEKAGDANLQSSDFGRFYVDPNDTLLEAAEKNGFAWPFACRGGACTNCAVAVVDGEMPSPTSHILPPELTEKGIRLSCIAAPVSDDAKIVYNLKHLPEVSELLLPASRFEQASSTD; from the coding sequence GTGGAGTCCCCATTCGAAGTCCTCGGGATCACGCCGGACGCCGACGACGGGGAGATCGTCGACGCGTACCGCGAGCGGGTGAAGGAGGCACACCCCGATCAGGGTGGGTCGGCGGCCGAGTTTCAGGCAGTCAAGACAGCCTACGAGCGGCTGCAGAACGGCTACGAGCCCGGGGACCCGCTGCCCGACGAGACAGCGGAGACAGAACCCGAGGCCGAGGAGGCCCCGCCGGAACCGGACGATCCGATGGTGGAGTTCCTCAACTTCGAGGTGCTGGATGACCGCGGCTGGGCGCTCGGCGACGAGGATCTGTTTGAGAAAGCCGGCGACGCGAACCTGCAATCGTCCGATTTCGGGCGGTTCTACGTCGACCCGAACGACACGCTGCTGGAAGCAGCCGAGAAAAACGGCTTTGCGTGGCCGTTTGCCTGTCGCGGCGGCGCGTGTACGAACTGTGCGGTGGCGGTCGTCGACGGCGAGATGCCGTCGCCGACGAGCCACATCCTCCCGCCCGAACTCACCGAGAAGGGAATTCGCCTGTCGTGTATCGCTGCACCGGTGTCTGACGACGCGAAGATCGTCTACAATCTGAAACACCTGCCAGAGGTCAGCGAACTCCTGTTGCCCGCAAGCCGGTTCGAGCAGGCCTCCTCAACCGATTAA
- a CDS encoding inorganic phosphate transporter, with protein MTTVVFGALVALATLTGLVTAWTLGANSNSPPFAPAIGANAISTMRAAFMIGILAALGALTQGGSISETVGAGLIDGVAITSLAAIAGLLTATGFMAFGIYSGYPVPAAFATTGAMVGVGLSLGGAPVFDTYRRIAIFWLLVPPVSGSLAYLTATVLRRDDIPETVGVPLLAGVVGGIVANVQLSIIPSPPGTSQGSLAGFAAMVAGTDIAAIAATLLLAAGSFYYIRLQTQASVDRGIKTFLVVLGSVVAFSSGGSQVGLATGPLENLYRAELGLPGFVLLALGAVGILGGAWMGAPRLLQATSREYAQLGVRRSIAALVPGFIIAQAAIALGIPISFNNIIISGVIGGGLAGGSAGVSRRKIGVTVGFWLITLVTSVVIGYGVYQVLEALLGGQV; from the coding sequence GTGACTACCGTCGTCTTTGGGGCGCTGGTCGCCCTCGCGACGCTCACCGGGCTGGTGACGGCCTGGACACTCGGTGCGAACAGCAACTCACCGCCGTTCGCCCCGGCTATCGGCGCAAACGCCATCTCGACGATGCGCGCCGCCTTCATGATCGGCATCCTCGCCGCGCTGGGCGCACTGACCCAGGGCGGGAGTATCTCCGAGACGGTCGGAGCCGGCCTCATCGACGGCGTCGCCATCACATCGCTCGCGGCCATTGCCGGCCTGTTGACCGCGACCGGGTTCATGGCGTTCGGGATCTACTCGGGCTACCCCGTTCCGGCGGCGTTCGCGACGACGGGCGCGATGGTCGGCGTCGGCCTCTCGCTGGGCGGCGCGCCGGTCTTCGACACCTACCGTCGAATCGCTATCTTCTGGCTGCTCGTCCCGCCTGTCTCGGGGAGTCTAGCCTATCTCACCGCGACAGTGTTGCGCCGGGACGACATCCCAGAGACGGTCGGGGTCCCGCTACTGGCTGGTGTCGTCGGCGGCATCGTCGCCAACGTCCAGTTGAGCATCATCCCGTCACCGCCCGGCACCAGCCAAGGGTCGCTGGCCGGCTTCGCCGCGATGGTCGCCGGGACAGATATCGCCGCCATCGCCGCGACGCTACTGCTCGCGGCGGGGAGCTTCTACTACATCCGCCTGCAGACGCAGGCCTCAGTCGACAGGGGTATCAAGACCTTTCTCGTCGTCCTCGGCAGCGTCGTCGCCTTCTCCAGCGGCGGGAGTCAGGTCGGCCTCGCGACCGGACCACTGGAGAACCTCTACCGCGCCGAACTCGGCCTGCCCGGGTTCGTGTTGCTGGCGCTCGGCGCAGTAGGTATCCTCGGCGGGGCGTGGATGGGCGCGCCCCGCCTGCTACAGGCGACCTCCCGCGAGTACGCACAACTCGGCGTCCGCCGGTCCATCGCGGCGCTGGTCCCCGGATTCATCATCGCCCAAGCCGCCATCGCGCTTGGCATCCCTATCTCGTTCAACAACATCATCATCTCCGGGGTCATCGGCGGCGGTCTGGCCGGCGGCTCCGCCGGCGTCTCACGCCGGAAAATCGGTGTGACTGTCGGGTTCTGGCTCATCACACTCGTCACCAGCGTCGTCATCGGCTACGGCGTGTATCAGGTCCTTGAAGCGCTCCTCGGCGGCCAAGTCTGA
- a CDS encoding metallophosphoesterase, whose product MKLGILSDIHGNRVALAAVLADMPPVDGLVCAGDVVGYNPWHADCVDAMRGHIDALSDDVPWPTEEVPTVMGNHDRAVAAETPFAFNGMAQAGVEHATEQLSDEQTEWLAALPDERRVCDGRVKLVHGHPDDPDHYTFPEEFGPDLLGDEDVLVMGHTHQQHHEVYDDGIVLNPGSVGQPRDRNHRAAYAVLDLDGLTVEEHRVAYDTSAVIDAVEDADLPREIGFRLTQGR is encoded by the coding sequence ATGAAACTCGGAATCCTCTCTGATATCCACGGGAATCGGGTGGCGCTAGCGGCGGTGCTTGCGGACATGCCGCCGGTAGACGGGCTGGTCTGTGCGGGCGATGTCGTCGGCTACAACCCTTGGCACGCCGACTGCGTCGACGCGATGCGCGGGCACATCGATGCGCTCTCCGATGATGTCCCTTGGCCGACCGAAGAAGTCCCGACAGTGATGGGCAACCACGACAGGGCCGTCGCCGCCGAGACGCCGTTTGCGTTCAACGGGATGGCGCAGGCCGGCGTCGAACACGCCACGGAACAGTTGTCCGACGAGCAGACCGAGTGGCTGGCGGCGCTGCCTGACGAGCGACGAGTGTGTGACGGCCGCGTGAAGCTCGTCCACGGTCATCCAGACGACCCGGACCACTACACGTTCCCCGAGGAGTTCGGCCCGGACCTGTTGGGTGACGAGGACGTGCTCGTGATGGGCCACACACACCAGCAACACCACGAGGTGTACGACGACGGGATCGTACTGAATCCCGGCAGCGTGGGCCAGCCCCGAGACAGGAACCACCGGGCGGCCTACGCCGTACTCGACCTCGACGGGCTAACGGTCGAGGAGCACCGCGTGGCTTACGACACGAGCGCAGTCATCGACGCGGTCGAGGACGCCGATCTGCCGCGGGAAATCGGCTTCCGATTGACGCAGGGCCGGTAA
- a CDS encoding ABC transporter ATP-binding protein, with protein sequence MEQAVHLDGITKRFPGVVANDDVDLAVEKGTVHALLGENGAGKTTLMNVLYGLYQPTEGTVNVHGETQQFDSPRDAIDEGVGMIHQHFMLVDPMTVTENITLGNEPRKWLGLTVDSEQSRKQVRELSERYGFDVDPDARIEDVGVGVQQRVEILKALYRGADVLILDEPTAVLTPQEVDDLFRVLEELTAQGKTIIFITHKLGEAMEAADEITVLREGKNVGTVAAGDITREELAEMMVGREVLLDLDREPAEPGRSILEVSDLVVEDDRGVRAVDGISLDVRAGEVLGIAGVDGNGQSELVEAITGLQMPDEGTIAYDDVDRTTDSRRERIEAGLAYIPEDRQERGLVMDFDLVENGLLGSQHAADYSSKGRIDWNYTRDHAEEIIEEYDVRPPDANAHAKSLSGGNQQKFVVGREFARDPRLVVASHPTRGVDVGSMEFIHDQINALREAGRAVLLISSNLDEVQSLSDRLAVVYEGEIVDIVDPERVTEEQLGLLMAGQQPDAVPTIAADGEGRQ encoded by the coding sequence ATGGAACAGGCCGTCCACCTCGATGGTATTACAAAGCGGTTTCCGGGGGTAGTCGCGAATGACGACGTCGATCTGGCGGTCGAGAAGGGGACGGTTCACGCACTGCTCGGCGAGAACGGTGCGGGCAAGACCACCCTGATGAACGTCCTCTACGGGCTCTACCAGCCCACTGAGGGGACGGTCAACGTGCACGGCGAGACACAGCAGTTCGACTCGCCACGCGACGCCATCGACGAGGGTGTCGGCATGATCCACCAGCACTTCATGCTGGTCGATCCGATGACCGTCACCGAGAACATCACGCTCGGGAACGAGCCCCGCAAGTGGCTCGGGCTCACAGTTGACAGCGAGCAGTCCCGAAAACAGGTCCGTGAACTGTCCGAACGGTACGGGTTCGACGTGGACCCCGACGCTCGCATTGAAGATGTCGGCGTCGGCGTCCAGCAGCGCGTCGAGATCCTCAAAGCGCTCTACCGTGGCGCAGATGTCCTGATTCTGGACGAACCGACGGCAGTACTCACGCCACAGGAAGTCGACGACCTCTTTCGCGTGCTCGAAGAGCTGACTGCTCAGGGCAAGACGATTATTTTCATCACGCACAAGCTCGGCGAGGCGATGGAAGCTGCCGACGAGATCACCGTCCTTCGCGAGGGGAAAAACGTCGGGACGGTCGCGGCCGGCGATATCACCCGGGAAGAACTGGCCGAGATGATGGTCGGCCGGGAGGTGTTGCTCGACCTCGACCGCGAGCCCGCCGAGCCGGGTCGGTCTATCCTTGAGGTTTCAGATCTCGTCGTGGAGGACGACCGGGGCGTCCGCGCGGTCGACGGGATTTCGCTTGACGTCCGGGCCGGCGAGGTGCTCGGTATTGCTGGCGTCGATGGGAACGGCCAGTCGGAACTGGTTGAGGCAATTACCGGGCTCCAGATGCCTGACGAGGGAACGATCGCATACGATGACGTTGACCGGACCACCGACAGCCGCCGGGAGCGCATCGAGGCCGGACTGGCCTACATCCCGGAAGACCGACAGGAGCGGGGACTGGTGATGGACTTCGACCTCGTCGAGAACGGCCTGCTGGGGAGCCAGCACGCCGCCGACTACTCCTCGAAGGGTCGCATCGACTGGAACTACACGCGCGACCACGCGGAGGAGATAATCGAAGAGTACGACGTTCGGCCGCCGGATGCCAACGCCCACGCCAAGTCTCTCTCCGGCGGGAACCAGCAGAAGTTCGTCGTCGGCCGGGAGTTCGCCCGGGACCCGCGTCTCGTCGTTGCCTCCCACCCCACCCGCGGCGTGGACGTGGGGTCGATGGAGTTCATCCACGATCAGATCAACGCACTCCGAGAGGCGGGCCGGGCCGTGTTACTCATTTCCTCGAATCTCGATGAAGTCCAGTCGCTCTCGGACCGTCTCGCCGTCGTCTACGAGGGCGAGATCGTCGACATCGTCGATCCCGAGCGCGTGACTGAGGAACAGCTCGGACTGCTGATGGCCGGGCAGCAACCTGACGCCGTCCCGACCATTGCGGCGGACGGGGAGGGCCGCCAATGA
- a CDS encoding BMP family protein, with translation MCDTEVFNAYRHRWWDMSQRRRTFISSVGTATAIGLAGCLGGDGGDGSGGDGGDTDSDGGDGGDGDSGPAARIGMVYATGGLGDGSFNDQAQTGAIRAADELNIEYGESQPEAVQDFGSLQQQYAQSSNPDYDLVCCIGFLQADALTENAEQYPEQNFMIVDSVVEADNVGSYVFGEHQGSFLIGLMAAKLTSQDFSAGAGSTQSDSASVGFVGGVEGDLIGRFEAGYKAGVKHAEEDVDIQTAYVGDFNDPSGGQEAALSMYESGADIVYHAAGNTGTGVFRAAQEAGRFAVGVDRDQSVTKENFSDVILASMVKRVDNAVYTSIESVVNDNFEGGAVNTLGLEQNGVEAVYGQQLGSEIPQDVKDEISEVRQSIIDGDISVPTDPDNA, from the coding sequence ATGTGCGACACCGAAGTCTTTAACGCCTATCGACACCGCTGGTGGGACATGTCACAGCGAAGACGCACGTTCATCAGTAGTGTTGGTACCGCAACTGCAATCGGGTTAGCCGGCTGCCTCGGCGGCGATGGCGGCGACGGAAGCGGCGGTGACGGTGGGGACACCGACAGCGATGGCGGGGACGGCGGCGACGGTGACAGCGGCCCGGCCGCTCGTATCGGAATGGTGTATGCGACGGGCGGGCTCGGTGACGGGTCGTTCAACGACCAAGCCCAGACCGGCGCTATCCGGGCAGCGGACGAGCTAAACATCGAATACGGCGAATCTCAGCCGGAAGCGGTTCAGGACTTCGGCAGCCTCCAGCAGCAGTACGCACAGTCCTCGAACCCGGACTACGACCTCGTCTGCTGTATCGGCTTCCTGCAGGCGGACGCCCTCACGGAGAACGCCGAACAGTATCCCGAGCAGAACTTCATGATCGTTGACTCCGTCGTTGAGGCGGACAACGTCGGCTCGTACGTGTTCGGTGAGCATCAGGGCTCGTTCCTCATCGGGCTGATGGCCGCGAAGCTGACCAGTCAGGACTTCTCGGCTGGAGCCGGCTCCACGCAGAGTGACTCCGCGAGCGTCGGCTTCGTCGGCGGTGTCGAGGGTGACCTTATCGGCCGCTTCGAAGCCGGCTACAAGGCCGGCGTCAAACATGCGGAGGAGGACGTCGACATCCAGACGGCCTATGTCGGCGACTTCAACGACCCGTCCGGCGGGCAGGAAGCTGCCCTCTCGATGTACGAGTCCGGTGCGGACATCGTCTACCATGCGGCCGGTAACACCGGGACCGGCGTGTTCCGTGCGGCCCAGGAGGCCGGGCGCTTCGCAGTCGGCGTCGACCGCGACCAGTCAGTCACGAAAGAGAACTTCAGCGACGTTATCCTCGCAAGCATGGTCAAGCGGGTCGACAACGCCGTGTACACATCGATCGAATCGGTCGTCAACGACAACTTCGAGGGCGGCGCGGTGAACACGCTCGGTCTCGAACAGAACGGTGTCGAAGCGGTGTACGGCCAGCAGCTCGGCTCGGAAATCCCACAGGACGTCAAAGACGAGATATCTGAAGTCCGCCAGAGCATCATCGACGGCGACATCAGTGTGCCGACTGACCCTGACAACGCCTGA
- a CDS encoding ABC transporter permease — translation MERLRSASSRVLIAAVAFLTLAMLAGFGVFAPASTPGQIFWVLASKSTLSSTLRLSVPIVLAALGGIFAEKSGIINIGLEGLLIISAFAAIFGADATGSLWLGFLIGIVASTLLAGVFAVVCIEFRADQIIAGLAVWLIALGLAPFASQVFYGGPNTSSVGTFDTITVPSLAEIPFFGALFDASPAVYIMFLAVAASWYVLNRTTFGRWVRAAGENPKALDTAGVDVSRVRYAAVLLSGVFSGMGGAALAINIGQFTGNGPTMVNGKGFIAIVAYLFGNYNPVGALLSTTLFAGLDAVQLRLQTADVIAVPDSLVQTIPFVAVIVVLALVGKTRLPEAAGEHYESGEE, via the coding sequence ATAGAGCGACTCCGCTCGGCTTCGAGTCGAGTACTCATCGCCGCCGTGGCGTTCCTCACACTGGCCATGCTCGCCGGCTTCGGCGTCTTCGCGCCGGCGTCGACGCCCGGCCAGATATTCTGGGTGCTGGCCTCGAAGTCGACGCTGTCATCGACGCTGCGGCTCTCGGTCCCGATTGTGCTGGCCGCGCTCGGCGGTATCTTCGCCGAGAAAAGCGGGATCATCAACATCGGGCTCGAAGGGCTGCTCATCATCTCGGCCTTCGCAGCCATCTTCGGGGCCGACGCCACCGGTTCGCTGTGGCTCGGGTTCCTCATCGGCATCGTCGCGTCGACGCTGCTCGCTGGCGTGTTCGCCGTCGTCTGTATCGAGTTCCGCGCCGACCAGATCATCGCTGGCTTGGCCGTCTGGCTCATCGCGCTCGGCCTCGCGCCGTTCGCCTCGCAGGTGTTCTACGGCGGGCCAAACACCAGCAGCGTCGGTACCTTCGATACAATAACCGTTCCGTCGCTGGCCGAAATCCCGTTCTTCGGCGCGCTGTTCGACGCCTCACCAGCGGTGTACATCATGTTCCTCGCCGTGGCGGCGTCGTGGTACGTGCTGAACCGCACCACCTTCGGCCGCTGGGTTCGGGCCGCCGGCGAGAACCCGAAAGCGCTCGACACCGCCGGCGTCGATGTCTCCCGCGTCCGCTACGCTGCCGTTCTCCTCTCCGGCGTCTTCTCTGGGATGGGTGGGGCTGCGCTGGCCATCAATATCGGCCAGTTCACCGGTAACGGCCCGACGATGGTCAACGGCAAGGGGTTCATCGCTATCGTCGCCTATCTGTTTGGCAACTACAACCCGGTTGGCGCGCTGCTGTCGACCACGCTGTTTGCCGGCCTCGACGCCGTCCAGCTGCGCCTCCAGACGGCTGATGTCATCGCCGTCCCCGATTCGCTGGTCCAGACCATTCCGTTCGTCGCCGTCATCGTCGTGCTCGCCTTGGTGGGTAAGACTCGCCTGCCAGAGGCCGCCGGCGAGCATTACGAGTCCGGCGAAGAGTAG
- a CDS encoding IMP cyclohydrolase, with protein MYVGRFVVVSPEVGAYRVSSRSFPNRQTVKRDGTVTVEPTPDAPETDNPYISYNGVRVTERGAVVGNGSHVDPIAEKLELGYPARDAVAEPLLSLDFEKDDYDTPRVAGIVGVDAADPTTNADGPGAVIGTVRRDALLVEEVTEPTLVATYEENGPTAFDLTATDASEVAREVYDHEYEHAVCSAGVAGSAGEFDVAVYNGE; from the coding sequence ATGTACGTCGGACGATTCGTCGTCGTCAGTCCCGAGGTCGGCGCGTACCGTGTCTCCTCACGCTCGTTCCCCAACCGCCAGACAGTAAAGCGCGACGGCACCGTGACCGTCGAACCGACACCCGACGCCCCGGAGACGGACAACCCCTACATCTCCTACAACGGCGTCCGCGTCACCGAGCGGGGCGCAGTCGTCGGGAACGGCTCGCACGTCGACCCCATCGCGGAAAAGCTCGAACTGGGCTATCCGGCGCGGGACGCCGTCGCGGAGCCGCTCCTCTCGCTCGACTTCGAGAAGGACGACTACGACACGCCGCGGGTCGCTGGCATTGTCGGCGTCGACGCGGCGGACCCGACGACCAACGCCGACGGCCCGGGCGCAGTCATCGGGACCGTCCGGCGGGACGCCCTGCTCGTGGAAGAGGTCACCGAGCCGACGCTTGTGGCGACCTACGAGGAGAACGGTCCAACGGCGTTCGACCTGACTGCGACCGACGCCAGCGAGGTCGCCCGCGAGGTGTACGACCACGAGTACGAGCACGCCGTCTGTTCGGCCGGCGTCGCGGGGTCGGCAGGCGAGTTCGACGTGGCAGTGTACAACGGGGAGTGA
- a CDS encoding universal stress protein — MAPTHVLVPLDGSPLADEALTYALETFDCRITVLNVVAPLDTGMSEGGMLEPDADRRAAADERATNLVERASREASEAGRQVETAVETGDPAETILDYVEGSDVDQVVMGGHGGTKNEIARRLLGTVATAVASEAPVTVTVVR, encoded by the coding sequence ATGGCACCGACGCACGTCCTCGTCCCGCTGGACGGCTCACCGCTGGCTGACGAGGCGCTGACCTACGCGCTGGAGACGTTCGACTGTCGGATTACTGTGTTGAACGTCGTTGCACCGCTCGATACGGGAATGAGCGAAGGGGGGATGCTCGAACCGGACGCGGATCGCCGGGCGGCGGCCGACGAGCGGGCCACAAATCTCGTCGAGCGGGCGTCACGAGAGGCCAGCGAGGCCGGCCGACAGGTCGAGACAGCCGTCGAGACAGGTGACCCGGCTGAGACGATTCTGGACTACGTCGAGGGAAGCGACGTGGATCAGGTGGTGATGGGCGGTCACGGTGGGACGAAAAACGAGATCGCTCGGCGGTTGCTGGGGACCGTCGCGACGGCGGTCGCCAGCGAAGCGCCGGTGACAGTGACGGTCGTCCGGTAG